From one Meles meles chromosome 18, mMelMel3.1 paternal haplotype, whole genome shotgun sequence genomic stretch:
- the AFMID gene encoding kynurenine formamidase isoform X3, whose product MYSHRGDQATKKARATRKSLLHVPYGDGEGEKLDIYFPGEVAAEALPFCLFLHGGYWQSGSKDKSAFLVDPLTARGVAVVVVAYDIAPKGTLDQMIDQVTRSVAFMQKKYPCNEGLYICGHSAGAHLAAMILLANWTKHGVTPNLKGSHRTAGLFLVSGIYDLEPVVHTTQNVPLLLTPEDARRKSPQLLLEAALTRPSGQACHVLVTVGQYDSPEFHRQSREFFQVLRRGGWDASFEEIHDVDHFEIIWSLTQQDSALTQMILSTILREL is encoded by the exons CCACCAAGAAGGCCCGGGCCACCAGGAAGAGCCTGCTGCATGTCCCCTACGGGGATGGCGAAGGGGAGAAACTGGACATCTACTTTCCTGGAGAAGTGGCTGCTGAAG CCTTGCCTTTCTGTTTGTTCCTTCACGGAGGGTACTGGCAGAGTGGAAG TAAGGACAAGTCAGCCTTCCTGGTCGACCCACTGACGGCACGGGGAGTTGCTGTGGTAGTCGTGGCTTATGACATTGCCCCCAAAG GAACCCTGGACCAGATGATAGACCAGGTGACTCGCAGCGTCGCGTTTATGCAGAAGAAATATCCGTGCAATGA GGGACTTTACATTTGTGGACACTCAGCAGGGGCCCACCTGGCTGCCATGATTCTCCTGGCCAACTGGACCAAGCACGGAGTCACACCCAACCTCAAAGGTTCTCACAGGACTGCAG GTTTATTCCTGGTAAGTGGGATCTATGACCTGGAGCCCGTCGTGCACACCACTCAGAACGTCCCTCTCCTCCTGACCCC GGAGGACGCTCGGAGGAAGAGCCCCCAGCTGCTCCTGGAGGCGGCCTTGACTCGGCCCTCGGGTCAAGCCTGCCACGTGCTGGTGACTGTGGGCCAGTACGACTCCCCTGAATTCCACCGACAGTCTAGGGAGTTTTTTCAG GTGCTGCGCCGGGGAGGGTGGGATGCCTCGTTTGAAGAAATCCATGACGTGGATCACTTTGAAATCATCTGGAGCCTAACCCAGCAGGACTCCGCACTCACCCAG ATGATTTTGAGCACAATCCTTCGGGAGCTCTAA